One Pyrenophora tritici-repentis strain M4 chromosome 5, whole genome shotgun sequence DNA window includes the following coding sequences:
- a CDS encoding KIP1, Kinesin protein, with translation MDPASQKTTLYAPQEGNGRRVLEDKEFTFDRSYWSHDESDPHYAHQEDVYRSFGEEFLDHNFSGYHTCIFAYGQTGSGKSYTMMGTPDNPGLIPRTCEELFDRIAHEPSPNTNYHVQVSYFEVYNEHVRDLLTPRTNPPIYLKIRESQRDGVYVQGLTEAEVKSYADVARLMKVGDMSRTTASTKMNDTSSRSHAVFTIRLKQITHSLLSDETIERTARMRLVDLAGSERAKSTEATGARLKEGGQINKSLTTLGRVIAALADPRRHGAKGRRPREVVPYRDSVLTWLLRDSLGGNSKTAMVACIAPADYDETLSTLRYADQAKRIRTRALVNQDCMSAAQRDAQIAEMSEQIRSLQVCVNAASQRKREEATELDEYQRQVALMQRLMEENRQVSAAKIKALTSEVEELRPLNVTLRAEIDTLRRHLALALGELKNPIVLPPPRELGTPDFESDAWLGEGEGTEGLVAPPADGEASDGDSDSGYDEGDHDELAQELQDEAENFLRDLGMFRRKVGSDVERFGIREGLAEIIGNGV, from the exons ATGGACCCAGCATCGCAGAAAACAACTCTCTATGCGCCGCAAGAGGGAAACGGACGCAGGGTCCTCGAAGACAAAGAGTTCACCTTTGACCGCTCATACTGGTCGCATGACGAGAGCGACCCGCACTATGCCCACCAGGAAGACGTCTACCGCTCCTTTGGCGAAGAGTTCCTCGACCACAACTTCAGCGGTTACCACACATGTATCTTCGCGTACGGACAGACGGGCTCGGGCAAGAGTTATACCATGATGGGCACACCAGACAATCCAGGTTTGATTCCGCGAACGTGCGAGGAGCTGTTCGACAGGATCGCCCATGAACCGTCACCCAACACCAATTACCACGTCCAGGTCTCCTACTTTGAAGTATACAACGAGCACGTCCGCGACTTGCTCACCCCAAGGACGAACCCGCCCATCTACCTCAAGATCCGCGAGAGCCAAAGGGACGGTGTCTACGTGCAGGGTCTGACTGAGGCCGAAGTGAAGAGCTATGCTGACGTCGCGCGCTTGATGAAGGTTGGTGATATG AGTCGAACAACGGCATCCACTAAGATGAACGACACATCGTCCCGCTCCCACGCCGTCTTCACAATTCGCCTCAAGCAGATTACACATTCCCTCCTCTCCGACGAGACCATCGAACGTACAGCACGCATGCGCCTCGTCGATCTCGCTGGTTCCGAACGTGCCAAATCCACAGAGGCGACTGGAGCTCGACTGAAGGAAGGTGGGCAAATCAACAAGTCTCTTACTACGCTTGGGCGCGTCATCGCTGCACTCGCGGACCCACGGCGACACGGTGCCAAAGGACGGCGGCCGCGCGAAGTCGTTCCATACCGCGACTCGGTCTTGACATGGCTGCTGAGAGACTCTCTGGGCGGCAACAGTAAAACAGCCATGGTCGCCTGCATTGCGCCAGCCGACTACGACGAGACCCTCTCCACTCTTCGCTACGCCGACCAAGCGAAGCGGATCCGCACTCGTGCCTTGGTCAACCAGGACTGTATGTCAGCTGCACAGCGAGACGCCCAAATCGCCGAGATGTCGGAGCAGATCCGGAGTCTCCAGGTCTGCGTCAATGCCGCGAGTCAACGGAAGAGAGAAGAGGCTACTGAGCTGGACGAGTACCAGAGACAGGTCGCACTCATGCAACGTCTCATGGAAGAGAACCGACAGGTCTCGGCAGCAAAGATCAAGGCGCTCACGTCCGAAGTCGAAGAGCTACGCCCTCTCAACGTGACTCTGCGCGCCGAGATCGACACATTGCGTCGCCATCTCGCTCTTGCCCTTGGAGAACTCAAGAACCCCATCGTCTTACCTCCGCCACGAGAACTTGGCACACCGGACTTTGAGAGCGATGCATGGCTTGGCGAAGGGGAGGGCACAGAGGGCTTGGTTGCTCCCCCTGCTGACGGTGAGGCTAGCGATGGTGACTCTGATTCTGGTTACGACGAGGGTGACCATGACGAGCTGGCACAAGAGCTGCAGGACGAGGCGGAGAACTTCCTAAGGGATCTAGGCATGTTCCGCAGGAAGGTCGGCAGTGACGTGGAGAGATTCGGAATTCGCGAAGGGCTTGCTGAAATCATTGGGAACGGTGTTTGA
- a CDS encoding Vps16-N domain containing protein: MSKPTANWEKVGDKFYRKVQLYQAVFDQDLELENYNVVGAPYSGAVGRYVPLACY, encoded by the coding sequence ATGTCCAAGCCAACAGCCAACTGGGAGAAGGTCGGCGACAAGTTTTACCGAAAAGTGCAGCTCTACCAAGCTGTATTTGACCAGGACCTTGAGCTCGAGAACTACAATGTGGTGGGGGCGCCGTATAGCGGTGCTGTAGGTAGGTATGTCCCGCTGGCCTGCTATTGA